The genomic interval CGTCCCTCATCACTGTAGGCAGGTTGCTGCTGTCTGAACTGTTAGATGTGGGATCTCTTTACAAAGACCTCCTGTGCTCTCTTCCACCTGGGACATCAGACCGTCTCTCTCACTGGATACGGTGACAGGGCTCGGGTTGCCGTCCTATTGTTTCCTCCCGTTGTCACGTCGAGACACCCTGAAGGAGCCACTTCCCTTCGGTGAAACTGTCACAGGAAGTGCCTATTGTATACATACCGCCGCTGAAGAGGACTGTCACGCCGATGACGTCTGCTAATTGCTGCGGGACGCATGTGTGCGTAAACACAGCTGCAACTGTACATGGAGACAGACACAACAACATGCACTCGCACACTAACAAACTCAGGAAGTAGTGTATGTGATTAGGCAGGCTCTCATCATGCGCCTGGAGCTAGGAGTCATGGCCAATTAAGACCAGGGCCAGAAATAGTtctcccctctctgtgtgtgtttgtcctggCCTCAGCCTGTCTGTCCTGTTGCATTGACCCCATCCAGCAGAGCGAGCCTATGTCTGGGATTTAAGCTCTTGGATTAAGGCCCCttgtctccagacacacacagacacagacacagacacacacacacacacacacacagacacacacacacacacacacacacacacacacacacacacacacacacacagagacatccATCCGAAGCTCTGGAGTCCAACAGCAGGAGGGACAGAATCCCATCCTGTAAGAAAAGGGAGAAGCGCAGGGACTAATTGGCACAAATAGGATGCAATTACTGCCTGGGCTGGGATTGGGAGGAGCAGAGTTTATAGGGACACGGGTGGGGGGtgctggggggggggagagaggagagggaagttccttggaaggaggaggaagtaGGAGGGAGGAGTGGGAGGAGATCGGTCAGCTCCTCTGTTCCCGTGATGGATTGGGCCTCAGATCATCGCTCATAATTTAGGGCCTTCTCTGCAACATGTGGAAATGATGACAGGGGAGGGAGCGGGGAAAAGACGCACAGAGGCAGGACTTGTCCTTCTTCCTCGCATTTCGCTACAGCGAACACTCTCTCTTCCAGCGTAACCTTTCACCCAGATTCTCTCAGACCATTGGCTGAGCGACAGGCGCATTTTTTAATGGAAAAAATCCTGAGGGAGTGTTCAGCTCCTCGGCCTGTTGGCAGGCGGCTGCGTGTCATAAACTGTTTTTAATGACAATGCAAGATGCCTGTGTAATGCTGCTCATACTTCAGACCCTCGGCTCGGGCCAAAGAACACCCTCCCCCCCTCCATCCCCGCCGCCAACGCTCACACACACCCCACACAGGCCGCTCTCTTTTTAACCAGTGGGTTTGTCCAAACTCATTACAGGGCTTATCTGTTTAGCATATAGGCATTACCGCTCTAATAAACTGCAGAAAGGAAATAGAGAAGTTTCGGGTTGTCCTCCTGCTCCgtgcctcttcctcctcctcctcctcctcttcacctcctccgtCTCCTTTCACTGACTTTAAACTTGTGGCTACTATGACATTCCAGGGACGGGGGGGTGGCCCTTTTGTTTTAATCTCTGTCAATGGAGCGTGGAACTTGGTGCCCTCTCCCCtggctttgtgtgtgtatgcgtgtgtgttggaggaggagggggggggggggcgatgATGGCGGGGAGGTAAATGGAGGGGGCTGCAGTGTTTCCGGTATCCTTGGCGACACAGTGGGGATTTGGAGTTAAAAAAGCCCTCAACTTAACCCGCCCCAAGCCGCCCTCACCCCTCCCCTAcctcattttttctttttagtgtGTCAGTCTGAAGTGGAAGTGACAGCGCtacttggtgtgtgtgtgtgtgtgtgtgtgtgtgtgtgtgtgtgtgtgtgtgtgtgtgtgtgtgtgtgtgtgtgtgtgtgtgtgtgtgtgtgtgtgtgtgtgtgtgtgtgtgtgtgtgtgtgtgtgtgtgtgtgtgtgtacgtgtacgtgtacgtgtgtgtgtacgtgtgtgtgtgtgtgtgtgtacgtgtactGGTGGCAGGGAGCGTTTAGTGACTCCCCCTGTGAGAGCATGGGAACTTTACATTTCAAAGCCGAGCAGAGGGCACCCAGAGAAACTGCAGCGGGACACAAGTTTTGTGCGCACAGAGCAGCGAGGGGGAGACGGAGAGcggataaaaaagaaaagaagaagagatgagTGAAAGGGGGTGAGTGTATGCTTGCATGCACGCGAGACTGAAGGTGAAGCATTTTTCAGAGACTCTAAGGAATTCTCATTTTGTTCAGATTAAGAAAGTTggaggtggggtgggggggggggtgtccaTGGGAGAGGGGGGCCTGGATTATTGGGGGTGGGGGAAAGCGGCGAGGGGGGTGATGGACATTCCTCAGGATGAAGTAGGTCATTGTTCCCTGTCTCTAGTGAAGAGAGCTCTCTGAAGGAACTgatgaagtgaaagcagcgGAGGGGAGGGAGTTGCAGGGCTGGATGGGGGGTACAGGTCCATATACGGGAGGggtgtggggtgggggggtcgcATTATTCAGTAATCCTATTGAAAATGCCTCTGAAGGACAGTCCAAGACAAGCCGGGAGAAAGGAAGGCGAATGGAATGTGACAACGGAAAAATGCCATTGATGGTGGTCAGTTTGAAGCGGCTTGATGTGGAGAGACGTCTCCGCTGAATGGCGAGTCCGTCGCTCCCATACTCGGCCGCTCGTTCAGCCTGACAGAGATGCTCCGGCTCCACCTTCCACCCCTCCTGCTTCaactcctctcatctcctcattTCCAACAGCCCCCCTCCCCACAATACATTCCTCTGCCTTTCATCCAAGATTTTATGCTTAAGCTGTTTCTGTTGAGATACTCAAAATGTCAGGACACGGGGCACAGGTGAAATGGAATAACCATCGTTCTGATTTCAAACGGTGGCAGCAGCAGAGTCAGAAAGTGCCAGATACAGCCTTTTGGCAGCAATATTGCACTTTTGAAACGTTCGTTTTTGTCAGACAACCGCAATAATTTagatatttacatacactgtGGTCATGCTGGAATCTGTTTGCAATAACATGATGAAAACCTCACAATGTGCTTGTGTGTTGCCTTATGTTTTGTAACAGGATACATACAAAGTGTGAATTTACCGTGCCCAAACAAGTGAAATCACAAGTAACTGAGTTAAAGATGATGTCCCAAGTAATATGTAGTCCATCATACAAACTCAATTTCCTTTGTAACATCTCTAAGATAAATCTCTCCCTGTAGACGGACATGAAATGTTAACAATGTCAAATTGTTTGTTCTGTCTCTTTGGCAGCCTCAGCTTTTAGTCATCACCCTAATCCccccctcctttctttcttgTCTCCGCAGAGTTTTTCCGTGAGCTTTTGAAAAACGCAGAAGTCTCGCTGCACAACATGTTTGTGCGCACGTACGGCATGATGTACGTGCAGAACGCGGAGCTGTTCAAGAACTTCTTCGAGTCCCTGACTCGGTACTACAATTCCGGCAGCGCCGCCGTCAACCTGGACTCTATGCTGTCGGACTTCTGGAACGACCTCCTGGAGAGGATGTTCCGGCTGGTCAACGTGCAGTACGAGTTCAGCGACGCCTACATGGAGTGCGTCAGCCGGCACACCGAGCAGCTGCAGCCCTTCGGCGACGTGCCCCGCAAGCTCCGCATCCAGCTGACGCGGGCCTTTGTCGCCGCGCGTACCTTCATGCGCGGCCTGACGCTCATGCCGGAGGTGGTCAATAAAGTTTCTATGGTAAGTGAGAGGTGCTTGTGTAGTAAAAACAAGACAATATGGCTGGACTGTGTATAATCTGTGTATAATGACTGCATTGTTATACagatagtcagtggtcatgtctttaatgttaaatccagcggtacatgtccaccaggtctgaCGAGGACACTAGgagacgcgctgctccactcaattGGCAGATCAAGCGATGACGTACCCTCTCGTGGAATGCGcgtgattggtccctggttttctgttggccgtttcaaacaggaaacaacatgctcataaactttctgttattccgtctaaacaatccaccgaaatctacttctgaaaacattttaagtgagaaacAGGCGATGCCACGGCTGAATcttatttcattttagaactagatcgcctagttttgtgagccggacgcgtcgcgctggacaggctcatttgcataaaggactattcctcgccttttcattttgaaagagcgaCGGCCAATgtggaaactccaacactcggctgaCCAATCGTTtcacttcatcactcagtcagtcagtgacagacttttgcgtttgtagagctggctctctgcggtccagccaaaaaggcTATCAGTCAGTCTACTACCGGACAGTTTTTCCAGAAAGCTCCGTCCAGCCCTCCCTTCTGTGTTTCATATCTTTCTTGGAAAAACTGTCTCCATTACAGTGTCTCTGATAACATAAACCCCGTTGACTGCTCTGGTATGGCATGTTTTTCCACTGCAGTGAGTGATTCATTAATGATTAGATTATACTGCAGTCTAAGTATGTGTCTGTGGCGGTTTTGGATAAGTGTTTTTGCTGTGGTGAAATGATAACACTATGCTaaccgcccccccccccctccaggtCAGCGCGTCTCCCAGCTGTGTGCGAGCGTCCATGAAGATGTTGTACTGTCCCTACTGCTCGGGCCAAGTGGCCCTGAAGCCCTGCGGGAATTACTGCCTGAACGTGCTGCGTGGGTGTTTGGCCAACCAGGCCGACTTGGACACCGAATGGAACAACTTCCTCGGTAAGCGACCATCAAGGACACCTTCTGCAGCCATTATTAAAGTAACCTGACCTGACCGAGAGCGCACCCTGCCAGAACCAAACGTGTTTGATTTGGCAACAAAGTAGATTTATACAACTCCCTGCTTCTGTGTTCTTTTACAAGTTGCCACTGCTGTGCTCATGTTTCACCGAAGAATCATTAAAGTTGGCTCTAATCTGTCTTATCTAAGCATGCACTCCTCTTAACCCTTGTGGGCATGAAACCAGTGTGACATGATGGGATTGGTGACATGATGGAACTGTGGTAATTAGATGAGAGttctatatatatgttttttccgGTCTATTTTGTGGTTTTATTACACTTCAGTTTAGAACCTGTTTAACAAAGGAACACTGtttactgtaaaaaacaaatcatgtaCAAGCACGTCCCTCATTCTTTAGCATGTTGTATGAGTAaatggagagagggaggtgtTGTACATGTTGTGCGGGATGAATGCAgctcttgtgttgtgtaaacacAGACCCAGATCAGTTTCATTACGTCCAGGGTGGTGCATATATCCACTGTTCTCCTTAGTATATTTATTCTCCGTGTACCACCGTTACATGCGTCTGTCCCTGGCTGCTGACACTGCTCCTGTCTGTGGAGGCGTCTGGTTTCTGCAGCAGCTTTACTTTGCCATAACCTGAGCGTTTCACTGGTCAGCGCTCCCCTACTCTCGGTCATGTGCCTCCCCCTAGTGGCAGCTTTTTGTAACGTCAAGCTTCACTGAAGAAAATCATACTGTATTCCACAATGAATCCATTTCTCGTTCTttttgtaattttctttttttctgttctgtttttttagaTGCCATGCTCAGTCTGGCCGACAGGCTCGAAGGTCCCTTTAATTTTGAGTCCGTCATGGATCCCATCGACGTGAAGATTTCAGACGCCATCATGAACATGCAGGAGAACAGCATGCAAGTGTCGCAGAAAGTCAGTATCATTTCACAGtcaatttttaaaaagaaacatgaGAAATGAAGAGATCAGTTCCTCTAAGTCATACTTGTTCATTTCTGACAGGTTTTCCAAGGATGTGGGCAGCCTAAACCAAGCATGGCCTTCCGTTCCAAACGCTCGATCAAAGATACAGGCTTCAACGGCCGCTTCCGCCCTTACAGTCCTGACGCCAGGCCCACTACCGCTGCCGGGACCAGTTTAGATCGTTTGGTAAGGACTAGGGAAAACCAGAGCACACAACCAGACCACTGCTGCTTTCCTTTGAGTAGTCGTgtctcatttgtttattttaattaatgtgttttttttttaatgcagacaaTTGACGTGAAGAAGAAGCTGAAACATGCAAAGAAGTTCTGGTCCACATTGCCAGAGACGGTGTGTGCAGGTGAGAGGATTGCACCTGGGGACGAGTGCTGGAATGGAACAGCCAAAAGCAggtaaaatacacacacacacacacacacacacacacgtatagaatctacattttactgtatttgaaTTATCATAAAATAATCCAATATACGTGATGTCATAcaagtaatattattatttctaatattattattgtcatgataatattgctttttttagttttgatatctattattattattataattattttttaatgtttttattatttaatatgtattttaGATGTATtagtatttatctatttattttagggctgtcaattgattcaaatatttaatcgcaattaattgcaaattaatcgcacattttttatatgttcaaaatgttgggagatttgtcaagtatttaatactcttatcaacatgggagtggacaaatatgctgcttcatgcaaatgtatgcatatatttattattggaaatcaattaacaacacaaaacaatgactaatattgtccagaaaccctcacaggtactgcatttagcataaaaatatgctcaaatcataacatggcaaactgcagcccagctggcaacaacagctgtcagtgtgttgacttgactatgacttgccccaaacggcatgtgattatcataaagtgggcacgtctgtaaaggggagactcgtgggtacccatagaacccattttcattcacatatcttaaggtcagaggtcaagggacccttttgaaaatggccatgccagtttttcctcgccaaaatttagcataaatttggagcgttatttagcctccttcccgataaGCTAGTTGGacattcattaggttttgtagtttcatattatactagtatcttcactctagctttactgAGCCTGttgcaacctaaaaattgcaagttgtgttaatgtgttaaagcaattagtggcgttaaaacgaatcagtgttgacatgttattatcgcgttaactttgacagccctaaattatttaattatttatttatttattttttgaagaGTGTTCTGTTGGTTTTGATGTTTATATGGAAAAGAAGCATGGCAATACTATGTTTTGCTATCTTGGAAAATGATGCTTCAACAGCAATAAGATATTCCAACATCTTGACTAATATTGATTCTCACTCTACACAGGTACGAGTCAGTTGTCATTGGCAACGGACTGGCCAATCAGGTATCAAACCCTGACGTGGAAGTGGACATAACAAAGCCAGACATTGTGATTCGCAGTCAGATTGCAGTTTTGAAGGAAATGACGAGCTGGCTCAAAGCTGCACACAGCGGCAACGACATCTCTATTGATAACGGTGAGGATGGTGAGAACGGTCTTTATGATTTTCTTTGACATAATATCCCATAGAGTTGTAACAATatgtttttacaacgatacgcaTCACTTTCCATGGTTCTGATATGATTtgaggacgatatttggctcatctagagcgatacgatacgattcaatgacttgaaatcgatacagtaacgtgtttttgccaaaaattcagtcagtgtgactgtgaaataaatatctggacagagcaggtcaggattcctcaaagtttttccttgtaagggaatcaggaataaattaattatggatataaacaagtaaacacaacgattaaaaagtgcaacttcaggacccgctgcttcagttctcaagattcAAGGCAgtgcaacaaaaaataaaatgcaaccaACTTCTCTTCAGGTcgtatgaacagtggtttaaccacCTGCTTCTATTCTCATTTTCAATGTAAACGGTAGAGCAGTAATACTGGCGTCTCAGTAGGTGGATTGGTCGTGTTGCCGTTGTATTTTATCTGGccttttgcatattctgcaatCAGCGAATGATTTATCAAGAACATCTCCCTTTTtcaaaagccaaaatgtttccacatGCTGGACCTCAAACGCGGCTTGAAAACCTCTCGCTCGCCTGGCTCTTCCTCGCCATCAGCCATGCTTCGTTTTGTTGTCGTCTTTCTGAGATTGGCGCTGCTGGCGCACGTCGAtggcatcacacacacagagagtgaaacggagtaacgtttaacatttctttacactTAAAAGTGCTAAAGAATACATCCACATAATGTTTGTCGCGCTTAAATCCAAGGTGCAAATTCTCGTTACAACagattatttaccttgcaaatcTATTTTAGATCGACACACGTCCCCCGTGAAGAACAACTTGCAGAGTACTTATGGATGTAGTTGGATTGTAGGAATATGAATCGATACATTGacgtagtagatgaatcgttccACCCCTGATGTCCCACTTGAACACATctgacctttttatttttttttctagatgAGGATAgcagtggaggagaggagagcggcAGCGGTTGCGAAGCCGAGTCCTGCGACACAGACCAGGACATCTACTTCTCCACTCCACCGAACCCCGGCAACCCCCGGGTCAAACCAGTGGTGGTGGGCAGAGATCCGTCAGATGTGGGGGTCGCCTCACAGGGAAGCATGGCGCTGGCGCTCTGCGGGCTGGCCCTGGCCCTGCTCGCTCCCCACTTGAGATAAAACTGGCTGGGcaggaagaggaaagagaaacGACCAGGAATGACGGAGCGAAGGAGGAAACTGTCAGAgagactttaaaaaaagactGCCTTCAGGACCTTGGACTGTCCGCCATTGAGGGGGGGAAAGACTCTTCTTAATATTacaataacttcacttttaattatttgtttgtatgtttttaagGACATCAGTGTACAGCAATTTTCTTCCCAAGAAATCCACCTTTTTCCCCCTTTCCCCCCCAGATAAACATTATGGCTCTTTTGGAGCTCCACTATGGTTCTGCTTGCAGCATTACAAACATCATATAATTGTCTTATTTTGGCAATTTAATCTCCTAATACATATTTGTGCCTTCTTCAATGATTGCCATCTGATATCTAAATAGTAAGCAAGATGTTTGGTTGAACATATGCAGTGCCTGTGGTGGGACGTATCTTCATATTTCTGAGGATGTTTCCATAATTCAGAGATCAACAAATCATGTTATGAATGTTAACAATTCATaacaatcattttaaatgtgcacactgtgaatgtttgtgtccatgcatttatacatttttatcagCCAGTCAGAAATTATGAAGCTAGCTGTTGATCTCAGCTAAGGCTCAGTTTGCGTTGGAGAGTAAATCGTCTTCATCTGTCAGAAATACAGCGAGAGGAGTTACAGCACAGGTGTTTATGTTTGACCTGGAGATGGAATCATTCTTTAGAAGAGCTTCTGTGGCGCTCCGCGAGCCCAAACATGCATATTGTATGTGAGCATTATTCACAAGCTAACTTTTAATTttcttcattcattttttaatttaattttcctCAGCTTAAAACAGTCCAATAGTAAGGTCATACCTCATGCATGCTCTCATTGTCAATGCAATCTAGTGATGTTGAAAGTGTCTGAGTTGA from Sebastes fasciatus isolate fSebFas1 chromosome 10, fSebFas1.pri, whole genome shotgun sequence carries:
- the gpc4 gene encoding glypican-4 isoform X2, producing MKGLLCVLCVLCSLVVLCESVTAEQQLKNCNDVRAAYSSKGFNVNDVPNKGVNGAPLKVCPQGFSCCTVEMEEKLSQQSHTEIKAPVSRLSTNLQSTFRQRHDHFDKFFRELLKNAEVSLHNMFVRTYGMMYVQNAELFKNFFESLTRYYNSGSAAVNLDSMLSDFWNDLLERMFRLVNVQYEFSDAYMECVSRHTEQLQPFGDVPRKLRIQLTRAFVAARTFMRGLTLMPEVVNKVSMVSASPSCVRASMKMLYCPYCSGQVALKPCGNYCLNVLRGCLANQADLDTEWNNFLDAMLSLADRLEGPFNFESVMDPIDVKISDAIMNMQENSMQVSQKVFQGCGQPKPSMAFRSKRSIKDTGFNGRFRPYSPDARPTTAAGTSLDRLTIDVKKKLKHAKKFWSTLPETVCAGERIAPGDECWNGTAKSRYESVVIGNGLANQVSNPDVEVDITKPDIVIRSQIAVLKEMTSWLKAAHSGNDISIDNDEDSSGGEESGSGCEAESCDTDQDIYFSTPPNPGNPRVKPVVVGRDPSDVGVASQGSMALALCGLALALLAPHLR
- the gpc4 gene encoding glypican-4 isoform X1, whose translation is MKGLLCVLCVLCSLVVLCESVTAEQQLKNCNDVRAAYSSKGFNVNDVPNKGVNGAPLKVCPQGFSCCTVEMEEKLSQQSHTEIKAPVSRLSTNLQSTFRQRHDHFDKFFRELLKNAEVSLHNMFVRTYGMMYVQNAELFKNFFESLTRYYNSGSAAVNLDSMLSDFWNDLLERMFRLVNVQYEFSDAYMECVSRHTEQLQPFGDVPRKLRIQLTRAFVAARTFMRGLTLMPEVVNKVSMVSASPSCVRASMKMLYCPYCSGQVALKPCGNYCLNVLRGCLANQADLDTEWNNFLDAMLSLADRLEGPFNFESVMDPIDVKISDAIMNMQENSMQVSQKVFQGCGQPKPSMAFRSKRSIKDTGFNGRFRPYSPDARPTTAAGTSLDRLTIDVKKKLKHAKKFWSTLPETVCAGERIAPGDECWNGTAKSRYESVVIGNGLANQVSNPDVEVDITKPDIVIRSQIAVLKEMTSWLKAAHSGNDISIDNGEDDEDSSGGEESGSGCEAESCDTDQDIYFSTPPNPGNPRVKPVVVGRDPSDVGVASQGSMALALCGLALALLAPHLR